One segment of Sylvia atricapilla isolate bSylAtr1 chromosome 8, bSylAtr1.pri, whole genome shotgun sequence DNA contains the following:
- the HPS6 gene encoding BLOC-2 complex member HPS6: protein MKLRQVSDLSDFSRGHWLRELLCRGEEPRHVQSSPDGQHLLLLQKSRPPTLPRVVAFQRHSIAGADLERSWQPPQPALVGLLFLQSPVVLGSWVLALVWEHGRTEIWHFVVAVGWQLLQTLELCQGARARVVSVCSQGASLVWCEERPPLGAHSDMSKCAFRFCVCARALEVGEQGVRLGAVRIVLHNSPEYQVLASPQHVFLVPAAAGFATTSKFLLIWHPEKAEFTITAPSAGFIHNKVLRSSSESDFRKLLLGSVGLLSCFAPLDIHTSAVSKSGGLLLVSTKGSVSIVEPDGTQRHIFDLEGGPLAQGSPVQLKTFGSILACVLAGVLYVIDWNSGRFVEKEVLSMKEVHFLESQGEEDSIQLLSQTGIYSFSFSKPEDSSRPEPCLVEMVFEEACRYYQRRSLSSSKLTVEKLKKGGTFQAPVVLAAILQHSLHQKQKQARSLQDTYAKLLSTMSLELQSYMSLELLKACVVCAPESEVESYCKELVEQEVSRILQSDMDKDNLAYLNSVFASFPKAAWKATRSCLQLQQNGDGLLVARATPEVWKKVLCQPQLEEVGQNGMAPLFELICASFLRFKPKWLPSFVELTQQYVSSSWSYSSKEGPEGRVPLYKRALGVLARKNKHGEADDEMELELLLCSKRPKAVLQALHLLIRLKQWQRVVEVAEKFSKLSPLLNKEIFITLLAEFAQHRELDPYLDRVWPLCPAELSASDILTTVLQHLPHSQEDPVPFSSEGNQLTVGLLKPLLQRVVQRPSVQDEMYSDTLQSTTFPPPAPPREHKIPSKAVPDDVPQPSVARTSSPSALLQDDTV, encoded by the coding sequence ATGAAGCTGCGGCAGGTCTCCGACTTGAGTGACTTCAGCCGAGGCCACTGGCTACGGGAGTTGCTGTGCCGCGGAGAGGAGCCCCGCCACGTCCAGTCCAGCCCCGACgggcagcatctcctgctcctgcagaagaGCCGGCCGCCCACCCTGCCGCGGGTGGTGGCCTTCCAGCGCCACAGCATCGCTGGAGCCgacctggagaggagctggcagcCGCCCCAGCCGGCCCTTGTGGGActgctcttcctgcagagccCCGTGGTACTGGGCTCCTGGGTACTGGCCCTGGTGTGGGAACATGGCCGGACCGAGATCTGGCACTTTGTGGTGGCCgtgggctggcagctgctgcagacgCTGGAGCTCTGCCAGGGTGCCCGGGCACGGGTGGTCTCCGTGTGCAGCCAGGGAGCCAGCCTGGTGTGGTGTGAGGAGAGGCCGCCGCTGGGTGCTCACTCGGACATGAGCAAGTGTGCCTTCAGGTTCTGTGTCTGTGCCCGTGCTCTGGAGGTGGGGGAGCAAGGCGTGCGGCTGGGCGCTGTGAGGATAGTCCTGCACAACAGCCCCGAGTACCAGGTCCTGGCCTCTCCCCAACACGTCTTTCtagtgcctgctgctgctggctttgctaCCACTTCCAAATTCCTCCTTATTTGGCATCCAGAGAAGGCAGAGTTCACCATCACAGCCCCCTCTGCAGGCTTCATCCACAACAAAGTGCTGCGCTCCAGCAGCGAGTCAGACTTCAGGAAGCTTCTGCTGGGTTCTGTGGGCCTTCTCTCATGTTTTGCACCTCTGGACATTCACACCTCCGCTGTGTCCAAAAGTGGGGGTCTGCTGCTGGTGAGCACAAAGGGTTCTGTGAGTATCGTGGAGCCAGATGGGACACAGAGGCATATCTTTGACCTGGAGGGCGGCCCCCTGGCCCAAGGGAGTCCTGTGCAGCTGAAGACCTTTGGCAGCATCTTGGCTTGTGTGCTGGCTGGAGTGCTGTACGTCATCGACTGGAACAGTGGAAGGTTTGTAGAAAAGGAAGTCCTGAGCATGAAAGAGGTGCATTTCCTGGAGTCCCAGGGAGAGGAGGACAGTATCCAGCTCCTCAGTCAGACTGGTATCTACAGCTTTAGCTTTTCCAAACCTGAGGATAGCAGCAGGCCTGAGCCATGCCTGGTGGAGATGGTGTTTGAGGAAGCCTGCAGATATTACCAGAGGAGGAgcctcagcagctccaagcTGACAGTGGAGAAGTTGAAGAAAGGTGGTACGTTCCAGGCTCCTGTGGTCCTCGCTGCCATCCTGCAACACAGCCTCCACCAGAAGCAGAAGCAAGCCCGAAGCCTACAAGACACTTACGCCAAGCTGTTGAGCACAatgagcctggagctgcagagctaCATGAGCCTGGAGCTCCTCAAGGCTTGCGTGGTGTGTGCCCCAGAGAGTGAGGTAGAAAGCTACTGCAAGGAGCTGGTGGAGCAGGAGGTCAGCCGCATTCTGCAGTCTGACATGGACAAGGACAATTTGGCCTATCTGAACTCTGTCTTTGCCTCATTCCCCAAGGCTGCCTGGAAGGCCAcaaggagctgcctgcagctgcagcagaatgGGGATGGCCTCTTGGTAGCCAGGGCCACCCCAGAGGTATGGAAGAAGGTCCTGTGTCAGCCACAGCTGGAGGAGGTGGGTCAGAATGGGATGGCCCCTCTCTTTGAGCTCATTTGTGCCTCCTTCCTGAGGTTCAAACCCAAGTGGTTGCCCAGCTTTGTGGAGCTGACCCAGCAGTATGTTAGCAGCTCTTGGTCATACAGCAGCAAGGAGGGCCCAGAGGGCCGGGTGCCACTGTACAAGAGAGCGCTGGGAGTACTGGCCCGAAAGAACAAGCACGGCGAGGCAGATGATGAGATGgagctggaactgctgctctgcagcaagaGGCCTAAGGCCGTGCTGCAAGCTCTGCACCTTCTCATCCGTCTGAAGCAGTGGCAGCGGGTGGTGGAGGTGGCAGAGAAGTTCTCCAAGCTCAGCCCCTTGCTTAACAAGGAGATATTCATCACACTGCTGGCTGAGTTTGCCCAGCACCGGGAGCTGGATCCTTACCTGGACAGGGTGTGGCCACTGTGCCCCGCTGAGCTCTCTGCCTCAGACATCCTCACCACAgtcctgcagcacctccctcATTCCCAGGAGGACCCAGTGCCTTTCTCCAGCGAGGGGAACCAGCTGACTGTGGGCTTGCTTAAGCCACTGCTGCAAAGGGTTGTGCAGCGTCCCAGTGTCCAGGACGAGATGTACTCAGATACCCTGCAGAGCACCACCTTCCCTCCTCCCGCCCCACCCCGAGAGCACAAAATCCCCTCAAAAGCAGTGCCTGATGATGTTCCTCAGCCATCCGTGGCAAGGACTTCCTCACCCTCAGCACTGCTACAGGATGACACTGTGTGA